One genomic segment of Actinoplanes ianthinogenes includes these proteins:
- a CDS encoding F0F1 ATP synthase subunit B translates to MNFYLAEAAESHNPIIPAWQELIVGSVAFAVLCFVLMKFVFPQMEKTFRARVDAIEGGIKRAETAQAEANELLEQYRAQLAEARTEAARIRDEARADAEGIRQDVLAKAREESDRIIAAGNEQLAAQRESIVRELRAEVGTLAVDLAGKIVGEALADEARTRGTVERFIADLDAAGTAGGR, encoded by the coding sequence ATCAACTTTTACCTGGCCGAAGCGGCTGAATCGCACAACCCGATCATTCCTGCCTGGCAGGAGCTGATCGTTGGCTCGGTCGCGTTCGCGGTGCTCTGCTTCGTCCTGATGAAGTTCGTCTTCCCGCAGATGGAGAAGACGTTCCGCGCTCGCGTGGACGCGATCGAGGGCGGCATCAAGCGCGCCGAGACCGCGCAGGCCGAGGCGAACGAGCTGCTCGAGCAGTACCGCGCGCAGCTCGCCGAGGCTCGGACCGAGGCCGCTCGCATCCGCGACGAGGCCCGGGCCGACGCCGAGGGCATCCGGCAGGACGTGCTCGCCAAGGCTCGTGAGGAGTCGGACCGCATCATCGCGGCCGGCAACGAGCAGCTCGCGGCGCAGCGTGAGTCGATCGTCCGGGAGCTCCGCGCCGAGGTCGGGACCCTTGCGGTCGACCTGGCCGGCAAGATCGTGGGCGAGGCGCTGGCCGACGAGGCCCGCACCCGTGGCACCGTCGAGCGCTTCATCGCGGACCTCGACGCCGCCGGCACGGCTGGCGGGCGCTGA
- a CDS encoding ATP synthase F0 subunit C, whose protein sequence is MLLSEVVGSTAAIGYGLAAIGPGIGVGLVFSAYIQSTARQPESSRLTLPYVWIGFAVVEALALLGIAFGFIWAGKPIG, encoded by the coding sequence ATGCTGCTCTCCGAAGTTGTTGGTAGCACCGCCGCCATCGGTTACGGCCTCGCTGCCATCGGCCCCGGTATCGGTGTCGGTCTCGTCTTCTCGGCCTACATCCAGTCGACCGCCCGCCAGCCGGAGTCGTCGCGCCTGACCCTGCCGTACGTCTGGATCGGCTTCGCCGTCGTCGAGGCGCTGGCGCTGCTGGGTATCGCGTTCGGCTTCATCTGGGCCGGCAAGCCGATCGGCTGA
- the atpB gene encoding F0F1 ATP synthase subunit A: MIGQTVLAAEFPPSVEDFYLPSILPWGVENNYWFTKITFLIWVAVAAIIIFFLVAYRKPELVPTKRQWIAESIYGFVRNNVAVEMIGPRGVAFAPYLTVLFMFIIVNNFFGIVPFVQISPNSHIAFPAILAAISYVMFIYVGIRHHGFVKYFKTALVPPAPWFILPLLVPIEFFSNFLVRPFSLAVRLFANMFAGHMLLLVFTLGGFAMISANGFLAPVSILSWALTIALTFLEFLVICLQAYVFTVLTASYVQGALADEH; the protein is encoded by the coding sequence GTGATCGGTCAGACGGTCCTCGCGGCGGAGTTCCCGCCCAGCGTCGAGGATTTCTACCTGCCCAGCATCCTGCCGTGGGGCGTGGAGAACAACTACTGGTTCACCAAGATCACGTTCCTGATCTGGGTGGCGGTGGCGGCGATCATCATCTTCTTCCTCGTGGCGTACCGGAAGCCGGAGCTCGTCCCGACGAAGAGGCAGTGGATCGCCGAGAGCATCTACGGATTCGTGCGGAACAACGTCGCGGTCGAGATGATCGGCCCGCGCGGCGTCGCCTTCGCGCCGTACCTGACGGTGCTGTTCATGTTCATCATCGTGAACAACTTCTTCGGGATCGTGCCCTTCGTGCAGATCTCGCCGAACTCGCACATCGCCTTCCCGGCGATTCTCGCGGCCATCAGCTATGTGATGTTCATCTATGTGGGCATCCGGCACCACGGCTTCGTCAAGTACTTCAAGACCGCCCTGGTCCCGCCGGCGCCGTGGTTCATCCTGCCGCTGCTGGTCCCGATCGAGTTCTTCTCGAACTTCCTGGTCCGCCCGTTCTCGCTGGCCGTCCGTCTGTTCGCCAACATGTTCGCCGGGCACATGCTGCTGCTGGTGTTCACGCTCGGCGGCTTCGCGATGATCAGCGCCAACGGGTTCCTCGCCCCGGTCTCGATCCTCTCCTGGGCGCTGACCATCGCGCTGACCTTCCTGGAGTTCCTGGTGATCTGCCTCCAGGCCTACGTCTTCACGGTGCTGACCGCGAGCTACGTCCAGGGCGCGCTCGCCGACGAGCACTGA
- a CDS encoding AtpZ/AtpI family protein produces MTAVTYLIAGMLTWGGIGWLVDHWAGTKGIFAGIGAVLGIGLGVYLIVRRLGA; encoded by the coding sequence ATGACGGCAGTCACCTACCTCATCGCGGGCATGTTGACCTGGGGCGGGATCGGGTGGCTGGTTGACCACTGGGCCGGGACCAAGGGCATCTTCGCCGGTATCGGTGCCGTCCTCGGCATCGGCCTTGGTGTGTACCTCATCGTGCGCCGTCTCGGCGCCTGA
- the glyA gene encoding serine hydroxymethyltransferase has translation MSTFWGPDFAALERDDPAIAEVLLDELARQRDTLTLVASESFTSPAVLAALGSTLANKYAEGYPGQRYYGGCAQADRAEELAVERARELFGADHANVQPHSGASANLAAYAALAEPGDPVLAMGLPHGGHLTHGSRANFSGKWFHPIAYRVAPDTELIDYDEVRDLALAHRPKLIICGSISYPRLIDFARFREIADEVGAYLLVDAAHVIGLVAGRAVPSPVPYADVVTCTTHKALRGPRGGMILCRADLAQRVDKAVFPFAQGGPMMHTVAAKAVALREAALPAFRRYASQTVRNAQALAAGLAAEGMRPVTGGTDTHLAVLDLRELGVSGREAEARCAAAGIALNKNPIPYDPEKPAVASGIRVGAPGVTSQGMGEAEMRQVAELIGVAVRCDPETAGGRSRSAAVREEVTEMVRRFPFYTSQEVLA, from the coding sequence GTGAGCACGTTCTGGGGTCCGGATTTCGCCGCGCTGGAGCGCGACGATCCGGCGATCGCCGAGGTGCTGCTCGACGAGCTGGCCCGCCAGCGCGACACGCTCACACTGGTCGCGAGCGAGAGCTTCACCTCACCGGCCGTGCTGGCCGCGCTCGGCTCCACGCTGGCCAACAAGTACGCCGAGGGCTACCCCGGGCAGCGTTACTACGGCGGCTGCGCGCAGGCCGACCGGGCCGAGGAGCTGGCCGTCGAGCGGGCGCGGGAGCTGTTCGGCGCCGACCACGCGAACGTGCAGCCGCACTCCGGCGCGTCGGCGAACCTGGCGGCGTACGCCGCGCTGGCCGAGCCGGGTGACCCGGTGCTGGCCATGGGACTGCCGCACGGCGGGCACCTGACGCACGGGAGCAGGGCGAACTTCTCCGGCAAGTGGTTCCATCCGATCGCGTACCGGGTGGCGCCGGACACCGAGCTGATCGATTACGACGAGGTGCGTGACCTGGCCCTGGCGCACCGCCCGAAACTGATCATCTGCGGCTCGATCTCCTACCCCCGGCTGATCGACTTCGCCCGGTTCCGGGAGATCGCCGACGAGGTGGGGGCATACCTGCTGGTCGACGCGGCACACGTCATCGGCCTGGTGGCCGGCCGGGCGGTGCCGTCCCCGGTCCCGTACGCCGACGTGGTCACCTGCACCACCCACAAGGCCCTGCGCGGCCCGCGCGGCGGCATGATCCTCTGCCGGGCCGACCTGGCCCAGCGGGTGGACAAGGCGGTCTTCCCGTTCGCCCAGGGCGGTCCGATGATGCACACGGTGGCGGCCAAGGCGGTGGCGCTGCGCGAGGCGGCCCTTCCGGCCTTCCGGAGGTACGCTTCCCAGACCGTGCGCAACGCACAGGCGCTGGCCGCTGGGCTGGCCGCCGAGGGGATGCGTCCGGTCACCGGTGGCACCGACACCCATCTCGCCGTGCTCGATCTGCGCGAGCTGGGGGTCAGCGGCCGGGAGGCGGAGGCGCGCTGCGCCGCCGCGGGGATCGCGCTCAACAAGAACCCCATTCCGTACGACCCGGAGAAACCGGCCGTGGCGTCCGGGATCCGGGTCGGCGCGCCGGGTGTCACCTCGCAGGGCATGGGGGAGGCCGAGATGCGCCAGGTCGCGGAGCTCATCGGGGTGGCGGTGCGGTGCGATCCGGAGACGGCCGGCGGGAGGTCCCGCTCGGCCGCTGTCCGCGAGGAGGTGACCGAGATGGTCCGGCGCTTCCCGTTCTACACGTCCCAGGAGGTTCTGGCTTGA
- a CDS encoding SDR family oxidoreductase — protein MRCLVTGATGYIGGRLAPRLVEAGHQVRCLSRSAARLRDVPWADQVEIVEADLGDPASLRPAFDGIDVAYFLVHSLGQPDFEHRDREAAANFATAARAAGVRRIVYLGGPEPPPGDRPSAHLRSRAEVARILLAGGVPTAVLRAPVIIGSGSASFEMLRYLTERLPAMITPRWAENLIQPIAVRDVLRYLIGAAGLPPEVHRGFDIGGADVLSYADMMRRYARVAGLPRRIILPTRVLSPWLSAHWVGLITPVPNAIARPLVASLIHEAIARENDLAVLLPGPPPLGFDDAVRLALGKIRDANVETRWSNASGRDAAAEPLPSDPAWSGGSVYLDERSREVHAPADRLWRVIEGVGGENGWYSFPLAWSVRGWLDRLAGGVGLRRGRRDRQRLRVGEALDWWRVEEIEPGRLLRLRAEMRVPGRAWLEMCAEPDGDGGSVYRQRAVFLPRGLAGHLYWASVWPFHGIVFSGMARNIARGAEASFTG, from the coding sequence ATGCGCTGTCTCGTCACGGGAGCTACCGGGTACATCGGCGGTCGTTTGGCACCCCGATTGGTCGAAGCCGGGCATCAGGTGCGCTGCCTGTCACGCAGCGCCGCCCGGCTGCGCGACGTCCCGTGGGCCGATCAGGTGGAGATCGTCGAGGCCGATCTGGGTGACCCGGCGAGCCTGCGTCCCGCCTTCGACGGCATCGACGTCGCCTACTTCCTGGTGCACTCCCTCGGCCAGCCGGACTTCGAGCACCGCGACCGCGAGGCCGCCGCGAACTTCGCCACCGCGGCCCGCGCCGCCGGGGTACGCCGGATCGTCTACCTCGGCGGCCCCGAGCCCCCGCCCGGCGACCGCCCGTCGGCGCACCTGCGCTCCCGGGCCGAGGTGGCCCGGATCCTGCTGGCCGGTGGCGTGCCGACGGCGGTGCTGCGGGCCCCGGTGATCATCGGCTCCGGCTCCGCCTCGTTCGAGATGCTGCGCTACCTGACCGAGCGGCTCCCCGCCATGATCACCCCGCGCTGGGCGGAGAACCTGATCCAGCCGATCGCGGTCCGGGACGTGCTGCGGTACCTGATCGGCGCGGCCGGCCTGCCACCCGAGGTGCACCGCGGCTTCGACATCGGCGGCGCCGACGTGCTCAGCTACGCCGACATGATGCGCCGGTACGCCCGGGTCGCCGGTCTCCCCCGCCGGATCATCCTGCCCACCCGGGTGCTCAGCCCGTGGCTCTCCGCGCACTGGGTCGGCCTGATCACCCCGGTGCCGAACGCGATCGCCCGTCCACTGGTCGCCAGCCTGATCCACGAGGCGATCGCCCGCGAGAACGACCTGGCCGTCCTGCTCCCCGGCCCGCCCCCGCTGGGTTTCGACGACGCCGTCCGGCTCGCGCTCGGCAAGATCCGCGACGCCAACGTGGAGACCCGCTGGTCCAACGCCTCCGGCCGGGACGCCGCCGCCGAGCCGCTGCCCAGTGACCCGGCCTGGTCCGGCGGCAGCGTCTACCTCGACGAACGCTCCCGCGAGGTGCACGCCCCGGCCGACCGGCTGTGGCGGGTGATCGAGGGGGTCGGCGGGGAGAACGGCTGGTACTCGTTCCCGCTCGCCTGGTCGGTACGCGGCTGGCTGGACCGGCTGGCCGGCGGGGTCGGCCTGCGCCGGGGCCGCCGCGACCGGCAGCGGCTGCGGGTCGGCGAGGCCCTGGACTGGTGGCGGGTCGAGGAGATCGAACCCGGCCGGCTGCTGCGGCTGCGCGCGGAGATGCGGGTGCCCGGCCGCGCCTGGCTGGAGATGTGCGCCGAGCCGGACGGCGACGGCGGGTCGGTGTACCGCCAGCGGGCCGTGTTCCTGCCCCGTGGCCTGGCCGGTCACCTGTACTGGGCGTCGGTCTGGCCGTTCCACGGCATCGTCTTCAGCGGGATGGCCCGCAACATCGCCCGCGGCGCGGAGGCTAGCTTCACCGGATGA
- a CDS encoding RidA family protein: MRILSGSPFEEEFAYARAVVDGDHVYVSGTTGFDYATMTISEDVADQAAQCLRNIAAVLAEAGASLADVVRVRYLLPDPADFAACGPALREAFGDVRPAATMLVCGLLDERMRIEIEVDARRRG; the protein is encoded by the coding sequence ATGAGGATTCTCAGTGGCTCGCCCTTCGAAGAGGAGTTCGCGTACGCCCGGGCGGTGGTCGACGGGGACCACGTCTACGTCTCCGGGACGACCGGTTTCGACTACGCCACGATGACCATCTCGGAGGACGTGGCCGACCAGGCCGCGCAGTGCCTGCGGAACATCGCGGCGGTGCTGGCCGAGGCGGGCGCGAGCCTCGCCGACGTGGTCCGGGTTCGCTACCTGCTGCCCGATCCGGCCGACTTCGCGGCCTGCGGGCCGGCCCTGCGCGAGGCCTTCGGCGACGTCCGCCCGGCCGCGACGATGCTGGTCTGCGGCCTGCTGGACGAGCGGATGCGGATCGAGATCGAGGTCGACGCCCGCCGCCGCGGTTAG